Proteins from a genomic interval of Arthrobacter sp. CAN_C5:
- a CDS encoding STAS domain-containing protein, translating into MKFSHMPKGTYTEVKADGRLNMVSAPELREFVSGLITEGSSRIVINLEQAVFMDSSGLGALIGCLKAARQAGGDLRIAGVQPQVKMVLQLTSMDKVLTPYASADDAFSNE; encoded by the coding sequence ATGAAGTTCAGTCATATGCCCAAAGGTACGTACACCGAGGTCAAGGCGGATGGACGCCTGAACATGGTTTCCGCCCCAGAGCTGCGCGAATTCGTGTCCGGCTTGATTACCGAGGGGTCCTCCCGGATTGTCATCAACCTGGAACAGGCGGTGTTTATGGACTCCTCCGGGCTCGGCGCGCTGATTGGTTGCCTGAAAGCGGCCCGTCAGGCCGGCGGTGATTTGCGGATCGCAGGTGTCCAACCCCAGGTGAAGATGGTTCTTCAATTGACCAGTATGGACAAGGTCCTCACACCCTATGCATCTGCCGATGATGCGTTCAGCAATGAGTGA